CCACGTAGCTCCGTGGGAGTTCACCAGTTACGGTCTTCCTGTAGGTCTCGTAATCGAGTTCGATGCCGTGCTTCCTCAGCTCAGGCTTTACCCACTCCTCATACCACCCGCGATGATCGTAGCCCTCGTAGTAAACAAGTGTCTCGTCAACGTCGAAGATTAAACCCCGGAGCATGACCATCTGAGAGGGTAGGGAGTGGGGTTTAAAAACTTATCAACCCTCAAGAAGTTTCAGCAGGGCGTACTGTCTCTCATCCCACACGCTTCTCTCCGTGACAAGGTAGACCCTTCCACTATGAACTAGGGAGTAATCTCTTACAGTGTTGAGGAACTTCATGAGCACTTCAAAGCCGTTGTGAAGGGCGAGGTACTCCGGGCAGGCTATAACTACCGCCCTGTCGGGGTTCTCCCTCAAACTGTTGGTTATCTCGTTCAAAAGCCTTGGGAGCTCCCTGGGTCCGATCACCCCGGACACATTACTAACGGTAATCAGCTTCCACTCACTGGGAACATCTATCCTTGCCCTTCCAATGACCAGCGCATTCCCCTCCCGGATGGAATCCAGAGAACGGACTATCCGAAAGTGTCTCCCCTCCGGCTGTGAGCATGAGGAAGATCCACCACCCCCCCAGACCTGCAGCAGGAGCGGGGTGAGTACATTCAATACCATTCTTCTACCACCATCGGAGGATCAATCCCCGGATATAAAGTCGTTTTTGGTAAGTGGTTATGTAGGTGCGGATGCATATGAAAAAGGTTTGAAATAAAGATCTCAGAACAGCTCCTCGAGCTTGACGTCTATCTTGTCCGGGTTGAATGGCAGGACGTGTCTGGTCGTCTTCGGGGAGTAGACCTCACCGCGCTTGACGAGCTCCATCACTTCTTCCTTGGTGGGTGCCTTCCTGACGAAGACGTAGTCGATCTCACCT
This genomic window from Thermococcus sp. contains:
- a CDS encoding DUF835 domain-containing protein — its product is MVLNVLTPLLLQVWGGGGSSSCSQPEGRHFRIVRSLDSIREGNALVIGRARIDVPSEWKLITVSNVSGVIGPRELPRLLNEITNSLRENPDRAVVIACPEYLALHNGFEVLMKFLNTVRDYSLVHSGRVYLVTERSVWDERQYALLKLLEG